In Streptomyces sp. SN-593, a single genomic region encodes these proteins:
- a CDS encoding signal peptidase II translates to MEGSTGRPRRALWITAAAGLAVDQVTKAVAAVVVEGRQPVHALGGSVTFTAFRNPGAAGSFAPHATVVFTLLAAGVLAFITWASSSVRSVGWAVGLGLLFAGAGGNLADRLFRHPGFGRGAVLDFIQVGHSGIFNLADQCVTLGALTILVQTFRGVPMRAHSAAR, encoded by the coding sequence ATGGAGGGCAGTACGGGCAGGCCGCGACGGGCCCTGTGGATCACGGCCGCGGCCGGCCTCGCGGTGGACCAGGTGACCAAGGCCGTCGCCGCGGTCGTCGTGGAGGGCCGGCAGCCGGTGCACGCGCTGGGCGGCAGCGTGACCTTCACCGCCTTCCGCAACCCCGGTGCCGCCGGGTCCTTCGCCCCGCACGCCACCGTCGTCTTCACGCTGCTGGCCGCCGGTGTGCTCGCCTTCATCACCTGGGCGTCGTCGTCGGTGCGTTCGGTCGGCTGGGCGGTCGGCCTCGGCCTGCTCTTCGCCGGTGCCGGCGGCAACCTCGCCGACCGGCTCTTCCGGCACCCCGGTTTCGGCCGTGGCGCCGTGCTGGACTTCATCCAGGTCGGCCACTCCGGGATCTTCAACCTGGCCGACCAGTGCGTGACGTTGGGCGCGCTGACGATCCTGGTGCAGACGTTCCGCGGCGTCCCGATGCGCGCGCACAGCGCCGCCCGCTGA
- a CDS encoding GlxA family transcriptional regulator produces the protein MHTVVVLALERVIPFDLSTPLEVFARTRLPDGRTAYQVRVCAERPQVDAGAFTLTAHWGLDALASADTIIVPGTADPAAPLGPAVRDALRAAAANGTRIASICSGAFPLAATGLLDGLRATTHWVATDLLAAAYPAVEVDPDVLYVDNGQFLTSAGAAAGLDMCLHMIRSDYGSAVAADAARLSVVPLEREGGQAQFIAHAHPPTPQGAELEPLLAWLQEDLGRELTLAGIAARAGMSTRTLIRRFRDQTGLPPLQWLHRARVRQAQHLLETTPHTVERIGAQVGFGSPTAFRDRFKRTTGVSPQAYRRAFGAAR, from the coding sequence ATGCACACCGTCGTCGTACTCGCGCTGGAGCGGGTGATCCCGTTCGACCTGTCGACACCGCTGGAGGTCTTCGCCCGGACACGGCTGCCGGACGGGCGGACGGCGTACCAGGTCCGGGTCTGCGCCGAGCGGCCCCAGGTCGACGCGGGCGCCTTCACCCTCACCGCGCACTGGGGGCTGGACGCGCTCGCGAGCGCGGACACGATCATCGTGCCGGGCACCGCCGACCCCGCGGCGCCGCTCGGGCCGGCCGTCCGCGACGCGCTGCGCGCCGCCGCGGCGAACGGCACGCGGATCGCCTCCATCTGCAGCGGCGCCTTCCCGCTCGCCGCGACCGGCCTGCTGGACGGCCTGCGCGCGACCACGCACTGGGTCGCGACCGACCTGCTGGCCGCCGCGTACCCGGCCGTCGAGGTCGATCCCGACGTGCTCTACGTCGACAACGGCCAGTTCCTCACCTCGGCGGGCGCGGCCGCGGGCCTGGACATGTGCCTGCACATGATCCGCTCCGACTACGGCTCCGCGGTCGCCGCCGACGCCGCGCGCCTGTCCGTGGTGCCGCTCGAACGCGAGGGCGGCCAGGCCCAGTTCATCGCGCACGCCCACCCGCCCACCCCGCAGGGCGCCGAACTGGAACCGTTGCTCGCCTGGCTCCAGGAGGACCTGGGGCGGGAACTGACCCTGGCCGGCATCGCCGCGCGGGCGGGCATGAGCACCCGCACCCTGATCCGGCGCTTCCGCGACCAGACCGGGCTCCCCCCGCTCCAGTGGCTGCACCGGGCCCGGGTGCGGCAGGCCCAGCACCTGCTGGAGACCACTCCGCACACCGTCGAACGCATCGGCGCCCAGGTCGGGTTCGGTTCACCCACCGCCTTCCGCGACCGCTTCAAGCGCACGACCGGCGTCAGCCCCCAGGCGTACCGCCGCGCGTTCGGCGCCGCGCGCTGA
- a CDS encoding IS110 family transposase, translating to MSTRQGRIWVGIDAGKGHHWAVALDADGETLFSTKVINDEAQILALIETARERADEIRWAVDISGRASTLLLALLVAHGQSVVYVPGRTVNRMTGAYKGEGKTDAKDARVIADQARMRPKGFAVLDTPPELVTSLRVLTNYRTDLIADRVRLINRLRDLLVGICPALERAFDYSAAKGPVVMLTEYQTPAALRRIGVKRLTTWLERRKIRSAADVAAKAVEAAQSQQIALPGEKRSAKLVCDLAHQLLALDERIKDNDREIRETFHTDDRAEIIESMPGMGPILGAEFIAIVGDLSGYRDAGSLASHAGLAPVARDSGRRTGNYHRPKRYSRRLRRVFYMAAQSAMMRPGPSRDYYLRKRGEGLLHTQALLSLARRRVDVLWAMLRDGKPFTSAPPVTQAA from the coding sequence TTGAGCACTCGACAGGGCCGGATATGGGTCGGCATCGACGCGGGCAAGGGGCACCACTGGGCGGTGGCCCTGGACGCAGACGGCGAGACGTTGTTCTCGACGAAGGTGATCAACGACGAGGCCCAGATCCTCGCTCTCATCGAGACCGCCCGAGAGCGGGCCGACGAGATCCGCTGGGCGGTGGACATCTCCGGCCGAGCTTCCACGCTCCTGCTGGCCTTGCTGGTCGCCCACGGACAGAGCGTGGTCTACGTGCCGGGCCGCACGGTCAACCGGATGACCGGCGCGTACAAGGGCGAGGGGAAGACCGACGCCAAGGACGCGCGGGTCATCGCCGATCAGGCACGCATGCGCCCGAAGGGCTTCGCCGTTTTGGACACGCCTCCTGAGCTGGTCACCAGCCTGAGGGTGCTGACGAACTACCGGACCGACCTGATCGCCGACCGCGTTCGGCTGATCAACCGGCTTCGCGATCTGCTGGTGGGCATCTGCCCGGCCCTGGAGCGGGCCTTCGACTACTCCGCGGCCAAAGGCCCGGTCGTCATGCTGACCGAGTACCAGACCCCGGCTGCCCTGCGCCGCATCGGCGTCAAGCGTCTGACGACCTGGCTCGAACGCCGCAAGATCCGCAGCGCCGCCGACGTCGCCGCCAAGGCGGTCGAGGCCGCCCAGTCCCAGCAGATCGCACTGCCCGGCGAGAAACGGTCGGCGAAGCTGGTCTGCGACCTCGCCCACCAGCTCCTGGCCCTGGACGAGCGGATCAAGGACAACGACCGGGAGATCCGTGAGACCTTCCACACCGACGACCGCGCCGAGATCATAGAGTCCATGCCCGGCATGGGGCCCATCCTGGGCGCCGAGTTCATCGCCATCGTCGGCGACCTGTCCGGCTACCGCGACGCCGGCAGCCTCGCCTCGCACGCCGGCCTCGCCCCGGTCGCACGGGACTCCGGCCGCCGCACCGGCAACTACCACCGGCCCAAACGCTACAGCCGGCGCCTGCGCCGGGTGTTCTACATGGCTGCCCAGTCCGCGATGATGCGGCCGGGCCCGTCCCGGGACTACTACCTCAGGAAGCGAGGCGAGGGGCTGCTGCACACTCAGGCCCTGCTCTCGCTCGCCCGCCGCCGAGTCGACGTGCTGTGGGCGATGCTGCGTGACGGAAAGCCGTTCACCTCCGCCCCACCGGTCACACAAGCGGCTTGA
- a CDS encoding DUF3817 domain-containing protein, protein MSMRPAALRVAAHVELLSLAVLLVNLATAHLRAVSSLVGPAHGCAYLFVVGATWRLRAADRRTRAVAWVPGVGGLLALRRLARAAGGNGADGPARTQAAAAHAGDGAGGAEGGAAAEWTAGVSPP, encoded by the coding sequence GTGAGCATGCGTCCAGCCGCCCTGCGCGTCGCGGCGCACGTCGAACTCCTGTCCCTGGCCGTCCTGTTGGTGAACCTGGCCACCGCGCACCTGCGGGCCGTCTCCTCGCTGGTCGGCCCCGCGCACGGCTGCGCGTACCTGTTCGTCGTCGGGGCGACCTGGCGGCTGCGCGCGGCCGACCGCCGCACCCGGGCCGTCGCGTGGGTCCCCGGCGTCGGCGGACTGCTCGCCCTGCGCCGGCTCGCGCGGGCGGCCGGGGGGAACGGGGCGGACGGACCCGCCCGCACACAGGCCGCGGCCGCCCACGCGGGCGATGGGGCCGGCGGCGCGGAGGGAGGCGCCGCGGCGGAGTGGACCGCCGGGGTCAGCCCTCCGTGA
- a CDS encoding GNAT family N-acetyltransferase, whose translation MAEPSGDGRPPAPVHVVPPLPPLPAPYRARPATLADAGAIHALVAACERDLLGDVETGPEAVAGRLALPGLDPALDTLLVHQPGPGPRLVGRAWVHADRSEVDVHPAHRGRGLGGMLLDWTEARARRAGGGRLAQPVEERDAAAVALLRSRGYLPFVTQWLLGIAVPDEPAVPDPPAGVTVRPFRTGDGRAAHRLVEDAFGRWQKHRLPYDEWARQTVRREAFAPAMSPVAFSGGEMVGALVALDPPDAAEGYVDRLAVRADHRGRGIAGVLLREAFRAFHRHGRHGCTLWTHSGTGALSLYEHLGMRVRRSCSVYGKALTEG comes from the coding sequence GTGGCTGAGCCCTCCGGCGACGGCCGCCCGCCGGCGCCCGTCCACGTGGTCCCGCCGCTGCCGCCCCTCCCCGCGCCGTACCGCGCCCGTCCCGCCACGCTCGCCGACGCCGGCGCGATCCACGCCCTCGTCGCCGCCTGCGAGCGCGACCTGCTCGGCGACGTGGAGACCGGGCCCGAGGCCGTCGCCGGCCGCCTGGCGCTGCCCGGTCTCGATCCCGCCCTCGACACGCTGCTCGTCCACCAGCCGGGCCCCGGGCCCCGGCTGGTGGGGCGGGCGTGGGTGCACGCCGACCGCAGCGAGGTGGACGTCCATCCCGCCCACCGCGGGCGGGGGTTGGGCGGGATGCTGCTCGACTGGACCGAGGCGCGGGCCCGCCGGGCGGGCGGCGGTCGGCTCGCGCAGCCGGTCGAGGAGCGCGACGCGGCGGCCGTCGCGCTGCTGCGCTCGCGCGGCTACCTGCCCTTCGTGACGCAGTGGCTGCTGGGCATCGCGGTGCCCGACGAGCCCGCCGTGCCGGATCCGCCGGCGGGCGTCACCGTACGGCCGTTCCGCACCGGCGACGGGCGCGCGGCGCACCGGCTCGTGGAGGACGCCTTCGGGCGGTGGCAGAAGCACCGCCTCCCGTACGACGAGTGGGCCCGGCAGACCGTGCGGCGGGAGGCGTTCGCTCCGGCCATGTCCCCGGTGGCCTTCTCCGGCGGCGAGATGGTCGGCGCGCTGGTCGCCCTCGACCCGCCGGACGCGGCCGAGGGCTACGTCGACCGGCTCGCGGTCCGCGCCGACCACCGCGGCCGGGGCATCGCGGGCGTGCTGCTGCGGGAGGCGTTCCGCGCCTTCCACCGGCACGGCCGCCACGGCTGCACCCTGTGGACCCACTCCGGGACCGGCGCCCTGTCCCTCTACGAGCACCTCGGCATGCGGGTCCGGCGCAGTTGTTCGGTCTACGGCAAGGCGCTCACGGAGGGCTGA
- a CDS encoding benzoate/H(+) symporter BenE family transporter: protein MSTPAPRRAAARIRAAAPPSAVTAGLVTVLVGTTSSAAVVLAAARAAGADAAELASWMLALGVGLGATCIGLSLRYRAPVVTAWSTPGAALLATGLAGASMGEAVGAFLLSSVLILVCGVTGWFARAMASVPVPIASALLAGVLLEFGTGLFRAMHGSFGVTFPMFAAYLLARRLRPRYAVLAALLVGVAATTAAGDWGGAAGHIGLTPAAPVFTAPRLDWHVLVGAGLPLFVVTMASQNLPGVAVLRGDGYDVPVSPLIGWTGAAGVVLAPFGAFALNLAAISAAICTGPDAHPDRERRYLAAVWAGVFYLCVAVFGGTIGALLTAMPRELVLGTAGVGLLGTIGSSLQGALADPGDREAAVVTFLATASGVTLLGVGSAFWGLLAGVFTMVVTTAGRRRDPGAPRGGGPAADRTHAERTVRPGPVAPDPPAAAAPALPRTAGTAGPGGRAPGTGR from the coding sequence ATGTCCACCCCTGCGCCCCGTCGCGCCGCGGCCCGCATACGCGCGGCCGCGCCCCCGTCCGCGGTCACGGCCGGCCTCGTCACGGTGCTGGTCGGCACCACCAGCTCGGCCGCCGTCGTGCTCGCCGCGGCCCGCGCCGCGGGCGCCGACGCGGCCGAACTCGCCTCCTGGATGCTCGCGTTGGGCGTCGGCCTCGGCGCCACCTGCATCGGCCTGTCCCTGCGCTACCGGGCGCCGGTGGTCACCGCCTGGTCCACCCCCGGCGCGGCGCTGCTGGCCACCGGCCTGGCCGGCGCGTCGATGGGCGAGGCGGTCGGCGCGTTCCTGCTGTCGTCCGTGCTCATCCTGGTCTGCGGGGTGACCGGCTGGTTCGCCCGGGCGATGGCGTCCGTCCCGGTGCCGATCGCGTCGGCGCTGCTGGCCGGCGTACTGCTGGAGTTCGGCACCGGGCTCTTCCGCGCCATGCACGGCAGCTTCGGCGTCACCTTCCCGATGTTCGCCGCGTACCTGCTCGCCCGGCGTCTCCGGCCGCGCTACGCGGTGCTCGCCGCCCTGCTGGTGGGCGTGGCCGCGACCACCGCCGCGGGCGACTGGGGCGGCGCGGCCGGCCACATCGGCCTCACCCCGGCCGCGCCCGTCTTCACCGCGCCGCGGCTGGACTGGCACGTCCTGGTCGGCGCCGGCCTGCCGCTGTTCGTGGTGACCATGGCCTCCCAGAACCTGCCCGGCGTCGCGGTCCTGCGCGGTGACGGCTACGACGTGCCCGTCTCACCGCTGATCGGCTGGACCGGCGCGGCCGGGGTCGTCCTCGCCCCCTTCGGCGCCTTCGCGCTGAACCTGGCGGCGATCTCCGCGGCGATCTGCACCGGCCCCGACGCCCACCCGGACCGCGAGCGGCGCTATCTCGCCGCGGTGTGGGCGGGCGTGTTCTACCTGTGCGTCGCGGTGTTCGGCGGGACCATCGGCGCGCTGCTGACCGCGATGCCGCGGGAACTGGTGCTCGGCACCGCGGGCGTCGGGCTGCTCGGCACGATCGGGAGCTCGCTGCAAGGCGCGCTGGCGGACCCCGGCGACCGGGAGGCCGCCGTCGTCACCTTCCTCGCCACCGCCTCCGGGGTCACCCTGCTCGGGGTCGGCTCGGCGTTCTGGGGGCTGCTGGCCGGGGTGTTCACGATGGTGGTCACCACGGCTGGGCGGCGGAGGGACCCGGGCGCGCCCCGCGGCGGCGGTCCGGCGGCCGACCGTACGCACGCGGAGCGGACCGTCCGCCCGGGCCCCGTGGCGCCCGACCCGCCCGCCGCCGCGGCGCCCGCCCTGCCCCGCACCGCCGGGACCGCGGGCCCGGGGGGCCGGGCGCCGGGGACCGGCCGGTAG
- a CDS encoding fluoride efflux transporter FluC yields the protein MADPRPPYVEEPVDPDIDLHVPEQRTELSRHPAVVLSVIAVGGAVGACGRYGAALLWPTATDAFPWTTLGVNALGCAVIGVFMVLITEVWSAHHLVRPFFGTGVLGGFTTFSTYATDVRGLVDHGHPRPALGYLALTVAAALAAVWAGTHATRRVVAATAGGEAR from the coding sequence GTGGCAGACCCGCGCCCCCCGTACGTCGAGGAACCGGTCGATCCGGACATCGACCTGCACGTCCCCGAGCAGCGCACCGAACTCAGCAGGCACCCGGCCGTCGTGCTCTCCGTGATCGCGGTCGGCGGCGCGGTCGGCGCGTGCGGCCGGTACGGCGCCGCGCTGCTGTGGCCGACCGCGACCGACGCCTTCCCGTGGACCACCCTGGGGGTCAACGCGCTGGGCTGCGCGGTCATCGGCGTGTTCATGGTGCTGATCACCGAGGTGTGGAGCGCGCACCACCTGGTCCGGCCGTTCTTCGGCACCGGGGTGCTCGGCGGCTTCACCACCTTCTCCACCTACGCCACCGACGTGCGCGGCCTCGTGGACCACGGCCACCCGCGCCCCGCGCTCGGCTACCTGGCGCTGACCGTCGCGGCCGCCCTGGCCGCGGTGTGGGCCGGGACGCACGCGACCCGGCGGGTCGTCGCCGCGACGGCCGGCGGGGAGGCCCGGTGA
- the crcB gene encoding fluoride efflux transporter CrcB, which translates to MNWLLVVVGAMVGAPARYLTDRAVQAKHDTVFPWGTFAVNVSGCAVLGLIGGAAAEGAVSAHVQLLLGTGFCGALTTYSTFSYETLRLTENRARFYAVANVVGSLTAGLGAAFTGTALAQALWG; encoded by the coding sequence GTGAACTGGCTGCTGGTCGTCGTCGGCGCCATGGTGGGCGCCCCCGCTCGCTACCTCACCGACCGCGCGGTGCAGGCCAAGCACGACACCGTCTTCCCGTGGGGCACCTTCGCGGTGAACGTCAGCGGGTGCGCGGTACTCGGCCTGATCGGCGGTGCCGCGGCCGAGGGCGCCGTCTCCGCGCACGTCCAACTCCTGCTCGGCACCGGCTTCTGCGGCGCCCTCACCACCTACTCGACCTTCTCCTACGAGACGCTGCGGCTCACCGAGAACCGGGCCCGCTTCTACGCGGTCGCGAACGTCGTGGGCAGCCTGACCGCGGGGCTGGGCGCCGCGTTCACCGGGACCGCGCTGGCCCAGGCGCTCTGGGGCTGA
- a CDS encoding oxygenase MpaB family protein, which produces MFGPDSVTWQLHADPIMWIAGIRALYLQALHPRAVRGVAQNSDFRRDAWGRLLRTASFVGRITYGTTSAAEQAGARIRGVHRRLSAVDPDTGERFGIDDPELLLWVHCAEIDSYLGVARRSGFPLTDAHADAYVDEQREAARLVGLDPAGVPADTAQLARYLAEVRPRLAATPEALDVVRFLTAPPVPTALRPLRRAVWPAVSGTAFAALPPYAHELYGRTAPSQAAADRRLRAAGRLLRAVPATVRWQLPPGHILKAVARLGPGTRPSTRRLPPNDPEVP; this is translated from the coding sequence CTGTTCGGCCCTGACTCGGTGACCTGGCAGCTACACGCCGACCCGATCATGTGGATCGCCGGCATCCGCGCGCTCTACCTCCAGGCGCTGCACCCCCGCGCGGTGCGGGGCGTCGCGCAGAACTCCGACTTCCGCCGCGACGCGTGGGGCCGCCTGCTGCGCACCGCGTCCTTCGTCGGCCGGATCACCTACGGCACCACGTCCGCCGCGGAGCAGGCCGGAGCCCGCATCCGCGGGGTCCACCGCCGGCTCTCGGCGGTCGACCCGGACACGGGCGAGCGCTTCGGCATCGACGACCCCGAGCTGCTGCTGTGGGTGCACTGCGCCGAGATCGACTCGTACCTGGGTGTCGCGCGCCGCTCCGGCTTCCCGCTCACCGACGCCCACGCGGACGCGTACGTCGACGAGCAGCGCGAGGCCGCCCGGCTGGTGGGCCTCGATCCGGCCGGGGTGCCCGCCGACACCGCGCAGCTCGCCCGCTACCTCGCCGAGGTCCGCCCCCGACTGGCCGCGACGCCGGAGGCGCTCGACGTGGTCCGGTTCCTGACGGCGCCGCCGGTGCCCACCGCCCTGCGGCCGCTGCGGCGGGCGGTGTGGCCGGCGGTCTCGGGCACCGCGTTCGCGGCACTGCCGCCGTACGCCCACGAGCTGTACGGGCGGACCGCGCCGTCGCAGGCCGCCGCGGACCGCCGGCTGCGTGCCGCGGGGCGGTTGCTGCGGGCGGTACCGGCCACCGTGCGCTGGCAGTTGCCGCCCGGCCACATCCTCAAGGCGGTCGCCCGGCTCGGCCCCGGCACCCGCCCCTCGACCCGGCGCCTGCCGCCGAACGATCCCGAAGTGCCCTGA
- a CDS encoding serine/threonine-protein kinase has protein sequence MEAGHQNGQYGPGGAAPPAGAGSGTATGTAAGTGRSTARGAGTGTVGEGAAEPDGGREDTKLIQGRYRLHELIGRGGMGEVWRALDESLGRRVAVKCLKPMGHSGDAGFTRVLQERFRREARVAAALQHRGITVVHDFGEHDGLLFLVMELLDGRNLLQILDDARRHPLPVPDITDIAEQVAAALAYTHAQGVVHRDLKPANIMRLTDGAVKICDFGIARLGHDIGFTSRLTGTGVAMGTPHYMSPEQIGNSAVDQRSDLYSLGCVLYELATGHPPFDLGDAWSILVGHRDSAPPPPRAERPELPVDLERLILDLLAKDPEDRPQDAADVAGRLKAMSAAERASVRTGGAVPDWARTLTTGPQARSTRARPVAADARHELTGAWSTRTVTASADPATLAELAARQAEADDLGRIGNWQQSYELHTAVATARDRAQGTEHPDTLSSRHEAAYCLTRLGRAEEALRLYAYVAEVRRRVLGPDDPDTLAARHEAAYALGALGRHLEAHREFSAVLDARERTVGPEHPDTLRCKHNLAYNLAELGRTQEAYTTAVEVADARSRVLGAEHPETLGTRFEVGFTLGRAGRWAEALEVYREVGAVRTRVLGAEHPATLAVRYETGICLTRLGRASDALQLYEDLVAALTRTAGSGDEETLRARQALGVNLGRLGQWDRALAEARDVAAVRQRVLGADHPDTLVSKREIAVCLGWLGRWGDALGVYREVATAREAVLGPDHPDTLTSRNDEARCLEHLGRTDEAQALYRRVATHSEDGPERL, from the coding sequence ATGGAGGCTGGACACCAGAACGGCCAGTACGGACCCGGGGGCGCGGCACCGCCCGCCGGGGCGGGGAGCGGCACGGCCACCGGCACGGCCGCCGGGACCGGCCGGAGCACGGCGAGAGGGGCGGGGACGGGCACGGTCGGCGAGGGCGCGGCGGAGCCGGACGGCGGCCGCGAGGACACCAAGTTGATCCAGGGCCGCTACCGGCTGCACGAACTCATCGGCCGCGGCGGCATGGGCGAGGTGTGGCGCGCGCTCGACGAGTCGCTGGGCCGCCGGGTCGCGGTCAAGTGCCTCAAGCCCATGGGCCACTCCGGCGACGCGGGGTTCACCCGGGTCCTCCAGGAGCGGTTCCGGCGCGAGGCACGGGTGGCCGCGGCGCTCCAGCACCGCGGCATCACCGTGGTGCACGACTTCGGCGAGCACGACGGCCTGCTCTTCCTGGTGATGGAACTGCTCGACGGCCGCAACCTGCTCCAGATCCTCGACGACGCGCGCCGGCACCCGCTGCCCGTCCCCGACATCACCGACATCGCCGAACAGGTGGCCGCCGCCCTGGCGTACACCCACGCCCAGGGGGTGGTGCACCGGGACCTGAAACCGGCCAACATCATGCGGCTGACCGACGGCGCGGTGAAGATCTGCGACTTCGGCATCGCCCGGCTCGGCCACGACATCGGGTTCACCTCCCGCCTGACCGGCACCGGCGTGGCCATGGGCACCCCGCACTACATGTCGCCCGAGCAGATCGGGAACTCCGCCGTGGACCAGCGCAGCGACCTGTACTCGCTGGGCTGCGTGCTGTACGAACTGGCCACCGGGCACCCGCCGTTCGACCTCGGCGACGCCTGGTCGATCCTCGTCGGGCACCGCGACAGCGCCCCGCCCCCGCCGCGTGCCGAGCGCCCGGAGCTGCCGGTCGACCTCGAGCGGCTGATCCTCGACCTGCTCGCCAAGGACCCCGAGGACCGCCCGCAGGACGCCGCCGACGTCGCCGGCCGGCTCAAGGCGATGAGCGCGGCGGAGCGGGCGTCCGTGCGGACCGGCGGAGCCGTGCCCGACTGGGCGCGGACGCTGACCACCGGGCCGCAGGCCCGCTCCACCCGGGCCCGTCCGGTGGCCGCCGACGCCCGGCACGAACTGACCGGCGCGTGGTCCACCCGGACCGTCACCGCGTCCGCCGACCCCGCCACGCTCGCCGAACTCGCCGCCCGCCAGGCCGAGGCCGACGACCTGGGCCGGATCGGCAACTGGCAGCAGTCGTACGAACTGCACACCGCCGTCGCCACCGCCCGCGACCGCGCGCAGGGCACCGAGCACCCGGACACCCTGTCCAGCCGGCACGAAGCGGCCTACTGCCTGACCCGGCTCGGCCGCGCCGAGGAGGCGCTGCGCCTGTACGCGTACGTCGCCGAGGTGCGGCGCCGGGTGCTCGGGCCCGACGACCCCGACACGCTCGCCGCCCGCCACGAGGCGGCCTACGCGCTCGGCGCGCTCGGCCGGCACCTGGAGGCGCACCGGGAGTTCTCCGCCGTGCTCGACGCGCGCGAGCGGACCGTCGGCCCGGAGCACCCCGACACGCTGCGCTGCAAGCACAACCTCGCCTACAACCTGGCCGAGCTGGGCCGCACGCAGGAGGCGTACACCACCGCCGTCGAGGTCGCCGACGCCCGGTCCCGGGTGCTGGGCGCCGAGCACCCCGAGACGCTGGGCACCCGCTTCGAGGTCGGCTTCACGCTCGGCCGCGCCGGGCGCTGGGCCGAGGCGCTGGAGGTCTACCGGGAGGTCGGCGCGGTCCGCACCCGGGTGCTGGGCGCCGAGCACCCCGCCACCCTCGCCGTCCGCTACGAGACGGGCATCTGCCTGACCCGGCTCGGCCGCGCCTCCGACGCGCTCCAGCTCTACGAGGATCTGGTCGCCGCCCTCACCCGGACCGCCGGCTCCGGCGACGAGGAGACGCTGCGCGCCCGGCAGGCGCTCGGCGTCAACCTCGGCCGGCTCGGCCAGTGGGACCGCGCGCTCGCCGAGGCGCGCGACGTGGCCGCCGTCCGGCAGCGCGTGCTGGGCGCCGACCACCCCGACACCCTCGTCAGCAAGCGGGAGATCGCGGTCTGCCTGGGCTGGCTGGGTCGCTGGGGCGACGCGCTGGGCGTCTACCGCGAGGTCGCCACGGCGCGCGAGGCCGTGCTCGGCCCGGACCACCCCGACACCCTCACCAGCCGCAACGACGAGGCCCGCTGCCTGGAACACCTCGGCCGCACCGACGAGGCCCAGGCCCTCTACCGCCGGGTCGCCACCCACTCCGAGGACGGTCCGGAACGCCTGTGA
- a CDS encoding chloramphenicol phosphotransferase CPT family protein — translation MSTQVIILNGGSSAGKSSIARALQDVLPGPPWLVFGTDTLVEALPARLRGQDAGTGNGGGEPGGGGEPGGGVGGGIAFGSGGQVVPGAEFRRLDDAWALGMAATARAGAHLVIDEVFLGGAASQSRWREATAGLGVLWVGVRCDPAIAAAREAARGDRAPGMAARQASLVHVGVSYDLEVDSGRADPRGCARTIAAHVVP, via the coding sequence ATGTCCACCCAGGTGATCATTCTGAACGGCGGATCGAGTGCGGGGAAGAGCAGCATCGCCCGTGCCCTCCAGGACGTGCTGCCGGGCCCGCCGTGGCTGGTGTTCGGCACCGACACGCTGGTCGAGGCGCTGCCGGCCCGTCTGCGCGGGCAGGACGCGGGCACCGGGAACGGCGGCGGCGAGCCCGGCGGCGGCGGCGAGCCCGGCGGCGGTGTCGGCGGCGGCATCGCGTTCGGGTCCGGCGGCCAGGTGGTGCCGGGCGCGGAGTTCCGCCGGCTCGACGACGCCTGGGCGCTCGGCATGGCCGCGACCGCCCGCGCGGGCGCGCACCTCGTCATCGACGAGGTCTTCCTCGGCGGCGCCGCCTCGCAGTCCCGCTGGCGCGAGGCGACCGCGGGGCTCGGGGTGCTGTGGGTGGGGGTGCGGTGCGACCCCGCGATCGCGGCCGCCCGGGAGGCCGCGCGCGGCGACCGCGCGCCCGGCATGGCGGCCCGCCAGGCGTCCTTGGTGCACGTCGGCGTCTCCTACGACCTGGAGGTGGATTCCGGCCGGGCCGACCCGCGCGGCTGCGCCCGGACGATCGCGGCGCACGTCGTCCCGTGA